In a single window of the Helicoverpa zea isolate HzStark_Cry1AcR chromosome 9, ilHelZeax1.1, whole genome shotgun sequence genome:
- the LOC124632890 gene encoding prominin-like protein isoform X1, protein MGAMGRMYKMVVCLWVAAAGWGGAVAEIGSNMNNISGSMLRDLTDVLGMVEVSYSEPVINVSYVASVQFDMRAMGPVYNSTHLVIDAIANKQAYPEGMVTVSDGHAYVKPLKEEWRALLVHYAGPTAVIVVAVLLIAILPLAGLFWCCCYWCRMGRRRRPFDRKYDACLKGILAIILIGLLTLFLFGVVCAFATDSQVETGSAEAADSLKAGIRDAREFLNATQAHARWLLVVNYRELEIKLNSMLYSIGVTASVKLGEFSRAVSVTTLNKLVQQLDGVREQLRSVHALTATLRAKAEELNTGLRKVKNQLLQTLAKCDQPKCRALQDKYKIGQLDTEIQYSQMPDVTELLNNVSALLDSDIKSEVAAGQQVFSDIQRGIQRSVDQHMPDVSQAIADIGKKLAGVADEITWMAGNASAVLQRQESSAAELRRLHATYGPYRRYAGLAAAIALLLITCLLAWGLMCGVCGKRPDVYGASDCCNKGAGSKSLLCGMGAMFLLGSAVTLVLLVYFIVGVATQRFVCDPLTEPRDNRLFGDLEQLVDFENMLFNERRDPDFNMTAALLRCHDNQTIYQVLHLHRLVNLSDTSEAVRGSLTRHVAALRPLLPGERPVAILRPGARDKLRRLADSGLSDFDFERILAALETNMTTLALDSLARQLNSTAASLQRPQLAEEARSLRSAAAALAALMRDVLRPMLDYSAQLNSTATKLRDGLRFNHSSLKDAITYLMHETSEAEVFLNTEGPDRVQNMTAGLADAVALRLEQYVQRLAAAARDSVGRCGPLSNAFNATRDAACRKILMPVNGYWMSLAWCVVLLAPLLLVAARLARLYLHADAYPGPLVEAEYLYDAYADRDNVPLANAYKVEKRSAREPRDGRASPRARARAPAAAPPAPRAAALAPPADHYHARRYNDMAPKHWEEGPPRYLGSTEYERPPPYYYPGPNPVRVSSRDDMTAVQLTPKPPTGSWAEYLGASSGAPRLRRAFSMEDVPPPPSKEPATSWAQYLAASESSLSRPMFPPRAEQRAAPSAPREPVTSWAEYLAASPSAPVFPEPRRRSGGEWAAQGTGWSWAQYLGGRASDRQ, encoded by the exons GCATGGTGACGGTGTCGGACGGGCACGCGTACGTCAAGCCGCTGAAGGAGGAGTGGCGCGCGCTGCTCGTGCACTACGCGGGCCCTACCGCCGTCATCGTGGTCGCCGTGCTGCTCATCGCTATCCTGCCCCTGGCCGG CCTGTTCTGGTGCTGCTGCTACTGGTGCCGCATGGGCAGGCGGCGCCGTCCCTTCGACCGCAAGTACGACGCTTGTCTCAAGGGAATCCTCGCCATCATACTCATCGGACTACTCACGCTCTTCTT GTTCGGCGTGGTGTGCGCGTTCGCGACCGACTCGCAGGTGGAGACGGGCAGCGCGGAGGCGGCCGACTCCCTGAAGGCGGGCATCCGGGATGCGCGCGAGTTCCTCAACGCCACTCAGGCGCATGCGCGCTGGCTGCTCGTCGTTAACTACAGAGAGCTGGAGATCAAGCTCAACTCCATGCTGTACA GTATTGGCGTGACGGCGTCGGTGAAGCTGGGCGAGTTCTCGCGCGCGGTGTCGGTCACGACGCTCAACAAGCTGGTGCAGCAGCTGGACGGCGTGCGCGAGCAGCTGCGCAGCGTGCACGCGCTCACCGCCACGCTGCGCGCCAAGGCCGAGGAGCTCAACACCG GCCTCCGCAAGGTCAAGAACCAGCTGCTGCAGACGCTCGCCAAGTGCGACCAGCCCAAGTGCCGCGCGCTACAGGACAAGTACAAGATCGGCCAGCTCGACACCGAGATACAGTACAGCCAG ATGCCGGACGTGACGGAGTTGCTGAACAACGTGTCGGCGCTGCTAGACAGCGACATCAAGAGCGAGGTGGCGGCGGGGCAGCAGGTGTTCAGCGACATCCAGCGCGGCATCCAGCGCTCCGTGGACCAGCACATGCCCGACGTCTCGCAAGCCATCGCTGACATCG GCAAGAAGTTGGCGGGCGTGGCGGACGAGATCACGTGGATGGCCGGCAACGCCAGCGCAGTGCTGCAGCGGCAGGAGTCGAGCGCGGCAGAGCTGCGGCGCCTACACGCCACCTACGGGCCCTACCGCCGCTACGCCGGCCTGGCCGCCGCCATCGCACTGCTGCTG ATCACGTGCCTGCTGGCGTGGGGGCTCATGTGCGGCGTGTGCGGCAAGCGCCCCGACGTGTACGGCGCCAGCGACTGCTGCAACAAGGGCGCCGGCTCCAAGAGCCTGCTCTG cgGCATGGGCGCCATGTTCCTGCTGGGCAGCGCCGTCACGCTGGTGCTGCTCGTCTACTTCATCGTCGGCGTCGCCACACAGCGCTTCGTCTGCGACCCTCTCAC TGAGCCGCGCGACAACCGTCTGTTCGGCGACCTGGAGCAGCTGGTGGACTTCGAGAACATGCTGTTCAACGAGCGCCGCGACCCCGACTTCAACATGACGGCCGCGCTGCTGCGCTGCCACGACAACCAGACCATCTACCAG GTGCTGCACCTGCACCGGCTGGTGAACCTGTCGGACACGAGCGAGGCGGTGCGGGGCTCGCTGACGCGGCACGTGGCGGCGCTGCGGCCGCTGCTGCCGGGCGAGCGGCCCGTGGCCATCCTGCGGCCCGGCGCGCGCGACAAGCTGCGGCGCCTGGCCGACAGCGGGCTCTCCGACTTCGACTTCGAGCGCATCCTGGCGGCGCTGGAGACCAACATGACGACGCTGGCGCTGGACTCGCTGGCGCGGCAGCTGAACAGCACGGCGGCGTCGCTGCAGCGGCCGCAGCTGGCGGAGGAGGCGCGGTCGCTgcgcagcgcggcggcggcgctggcggcgctcATGCGCGACGTGCTGCGGCCCATGCTCGACTACTCCGCGCAGCTCAAC AGTACGGCGACGAAGCTGCGCGACGGGCTGCGCTTCAACCACTCGTCGCTGAAGGACGCCATCACGTACCTCATGCACGAGACCAGCGAGGCCGAGGTCTTCCTCAACACCGAGGGGCCCGACCGCGTGCAGAAC ATGACGGCGGGGCTGGCGGACGCGGTGGCGCTGCGGCTGGAGCAGTACGTGCAGcggctggcggcggcggcgcgggactCGGTGGGGCGCTGCGGCCCGCTGTCCAACGCCTTCAACGCCACGCGCGACGCCGCCTGCAGGAAGATACTCATGCCCGTC AACGGCTACTGGATGTCGCTGGCGTGGTGCGTGGTGCTGCTGGCGCCGCTGCTGCTGGTGGCGGCGCGGCTGGCGCGGCTGTACCTGCACGCCGACGCCTACCCCGGCCCGCTCGTCGAGGC CGAATATTTGTATGACGCGTACGCGGACCGCGATAACGTACCCCTTGCCAA CGCCTACAAGGTGGAGAAGCGGTCGGCGCGGGAGCCCCGCGACGGGCGCGCGTcgccccgcgcccgcgcgcgcgcgcccgccgccgcgccgcccgcgccgcgcgccgccgccctgGCGCCGCCCGCTGACCACTACCACGCGCGCAGATATAATGATATGGCGCCAAA GCACTGGGAAGAAGGACCTCCCCGCTACCTCGGCTCTACTGAGTACGAGCGACCCCCTCCATACTACTATCCCGGACCAAA TCCTGTGAGAGTGAGCTCGAGAGACGACATGACAGCTGTGCAGTTGACGCCGAAGCCCCCGACCGGCAGCTGGGCGGAGTATCTGGGAGCTAG tTCGGGTGCCCCTAGACTCAGAAGAGCGTTTAGTATGGAGGACGTACCTCCGCCGCCGAGCAAGGAACCCGCGACCAGTTGGGCGCAGTACTTGGCAGCTAG CGAGAGTTCCCTGAGTCGTCCAATGTTCCCCCCCCGCGCGGAGCAGCGAGCCGCTCCGTCCGCGCCGCGCGAGCCCGTCACTAGTTGGGCAGAGTATTTAGCCGCTAG TCCCAGCGCGCCAGTGTTCCCGGAGCCGCGGCGGCGCAGCGGCGGCGAGTGGGCCGCGCAGGGCACCGGCTGGAGCTGGGCGCAGTACCTCGGCGGCCGAGCGAG CGATAGACAGTAA